A genomic window from Daphnia carinata strain CSIRO-1 chromosome 9, CSIRO_AGI_Dcar_HiC_V3, whole genome shotgun sequence includes:
- the LOC130688282 gene encoding BDNF/NT-3 growth factors receptor-like produces MKGAPDCQSARCGMDAGCKKEKDGSFICICAHDFSPEIPGKACPRNVVFSIGSELPGKSKTLITVHRAGLNQEHGSSNMGVKDRPSSPGLADGNEDDWEFATAKAFALSYTVAIMIAVVLIGLVLLSIRLIRWIRIYRMTNRNRPNLRYIGENTIQKEFVDVQSLGIDNAEQVSLFLLREWIELEHEIGEGCFGKVFSGRLRRPESSLPPSDPSYIKVDNSQAVAIKVLKNPSSGIASTTAERELLREAQTMASFSHENILTLHGIVINECNMGSWLVFEYMELGDLAQLLRTSNGYSSSKEKGNHPSTRSLIQEDLGPIAEQIANGMKYLSSRNFVHRDLACRNCLVGERPFLQPKEERSYLIIKISDFGMSRDLHSNEYYKMGGSRFLPVRWMPPEAILYGKFSEQSDVWSFGVLLWEIFSMGAIPYYGYANEEVVTMIVGSIYLEPPNSTPPHIRQLMTEHCWKRVPSDRLSFTEIHAKLAGFSSASPQEESQVTSHRYVYLQPLPDLEQ; encoded by the exons ATGAAAGGCGCCCCAGACTGCCAGTCAGCACGGTGCGGGATGGATGCGGGAtgcaagaaagagaaagacggTTCGTTCATCTGCATTTGTGCTCATGATTTCAGTCCAGAGATACCTGGTAAAGCATGTCCCCGAAATGTTG TCTTCTCAATTGGATCTGAGTTACCTGGCAAAAGTAAAACGCTGATTACCGTTCACCGAGCTGGTCTAAATCAAGAACACGGATCAAGTAACATGGGCGTTAAG GATCGTCCGTCTTCACCTGGGTTGGCGGATGGTAATGAAGATGACTGGGAATTTGCAACTGCGAAAGCATTTGCACTTTCGTATACGGTGGCAATAATGATTGCCGTCGTATTGATTGGGCTTGTATTGCTTTCAATCCGTTTGATTCGGTGGATAAGGATCTATCGAATGACCAACAGAAACCGGCCAAACTTACGTTATATTGGTGAAAACACCATCCAAAAAGAATTCGTTGATGTCCAATCCTTGGGAATTGACAATGCAGAACAGGTGTCTTTATTCCTGTTACGCGAATGGATCGAACTGGAACACGAAATTGGTGAAGGTTGTTTTGGTAAAGTATTCAGCGGCCGCCTCCGACGCCCTGAGTCATCGTTGCCGCCATCAGATCCATCCTACATCAAAGTAGATAACAGCCAAGCAGTAGCAATTAAAGTGCTTAAAAATCCATCATCTGGAATCGCTTCCACAACAGCTGAAAGAGAACTACTCCGTGAAGCCCAAACGATGGCTTCGTTTTCACACGAAAATATTTTGACTTTACATGGTATTGTTATCAACG AGTGCAACATGGGATCCTGGTTGGTGTTTGAATACATGGAATTGGGCGACCTTGCTCAATTACTACGCACTTCTAATGGTTACTCAAGttccaaagaaaaagggaatcaTCCATCTACACGATCTTTGATTCAg GAGGATCTGGGTCCGATAGCAGAGCAAATCGCTAATGGAATGAAATATCTTTCATCCCGAAACTTCGTCCACCGTGATCTAGCGTGCCGCAATTGCCTGGTGGGAGAAAGGCCATTTCTCCAACCAAAAGAGGAGCGATCATATCTAATCATCAAAATATCCGATTTCG GAATGAGCAGAGACCTTCATAGCAATGAATACTACAAG ATGGGAGGCTCACGATTCTTACCCGTCAGATGGATGCCTCCGGAAGCGATTCTATATGGCAAGTTCAGTGAACAATCGGATGTTTGGTCGTTTGGAGTCCTTCTTTGGGAAATTTTCTCAATGGGTGCAATACCTTATTATGGCTACGCTAATGAAGAG GTAGTCACAATGATAGTGGGTTCTATTTATCTGGAACCACCGAATTCTACACCTCCACATATCCGCCAGCTGATGACCGAACATTGTTGGAAAAGGGTGCCGTCGGATCGTCTATCCTTCACGGAGATACATGCTAAGCTTGCAGGATTTTCGAGCGCATCACCACAGGAGGAATCCCAAGTAACTTCCCACCGTTATGTTTACCTTCAACCGTTACCTGATCTAGAACAATAG
- the LOC130688299 gene encoding uncharacterized protein LOC130688299, with translation MKGAPDCLSARCGIDAGCRRESDGSFICICTHDLSLENPDKPCPRNVVSLNSSQFPGNNKARVTIHRNVLRDEHKLLNSIFKASSTETPDIKQGYTDVKSVILVYITPIVIAISLIGLAMLSIRLIRWIYNLFY, from the exons ATGAAAGGTGCACCTGACTGTCTATCGGCTCGATGTGGAATAGATGCCGGTTGCAGGAGAGAATCAGACGGCTCGTTCATCTGTATTTGCACCCATGATTTAAGCCTTGAAAATCCTGACAAGCCCTGCCCGCGGAACGTTG TGAGTTTAAACAGTTCCCAATTTCCTGGCAATAATAAGGCACGTGTGACCATCCACCGAAATGTGTTACGCGATGAACATAAACTATTGAATAGCATCTTTAAG GCATCTTCAACGGAGACGCCTGATATTAAACAAGGCTACACTGATGTAAAATCTGTGATCTTAGTTTACATCACGCCCATAGTTATCGCCATATCGCTGATTGGATTGGCAATGCTTTCAATCCGGTTAATCCGTTGGatatataatttattttactaA